In Thermoanaerobacterium xylanolyticum LX-11, the genomic window AAAGGTTGTCTACTTTTTCTGGCACTATGCACCTAAATGGCACTGCATACTCTACAGGCTTTCCGTATACATATCCCGTGTCTTCTGGTGATGTTGCTTGTACGTCTACAGGATATGACCCTATTGCTATCCTGTCATAAAAGTCCCTGTTGAATACAACATCGTTTATGTCAAGTGTGTAGTATCCTTTTATGTGCCTCGTCTCTCTTACATACAGCTCATCTGCTGTGCCGTCAAGCTGCACTTTCTCAAAACCAGGGATGTTTTCTCTAAAAAACTGCACTATTCTTTGGAGCTCTTTCTTAGCTAATTCCATTCCTTTTTCTATTGATGATCGATTAAGTCCGTCTACGCCGTATATCAAAAGTGCGTTTACTAATACTGTGCCATCATCTTGTCTACCGAGATTAAGACCTCTTAACCTAAGCATAGGCGTTGAAGGCTTGTAGTTTTTCGTGATGGATAGAAATCCATTTGCAGATGTGTCGTTTATATACGTTGCTGGTATCTTTTTTTCGTATTTTATTATTTTTATAAGGTTGTCCCAATCAATACCTTTTAATCTAAAGACAAGAGTCGATGCCTGTACTTTTCCCTTTAAGCCCATGTCTTCTGCGCCGATTGTGTATGGCACACCTGCAGATGCTGCAACTGAAGCATCCTGTGTTGCATCGATTATCCTTTTGCCGTAGTAGTTTACTTCTTTTCCGTCCTTCAATGCTGTTATGCCTATTATCTTGTTTCCGTTCATTATAGGCTTTTCAAATGTTGTATTGTAAGACTGGGTGATGTTTGGAAGGCTTAAAAGCTTCAAGAATACTTCTTTTGCCTTTTTTACATCAAAGGAGTTTTTTGAGCCTATGCCTTTAAAAAACTCTTTGAATGTGCCTTGTGTAAGCAATGTACCGTCAGGAGCCTTACTCATGTCTATGGTATTTAGCATGCCGTACGTCATGAGGCCGCCAGGTCCATCGTGATTGTCGATTATTAAGACTTTGGCGTCGTTTTTTGCAGCAGACCTTGCAGCAGCAACGCCTTCCGGCTCTGCTCCTACTACTATGACATCGTATTGACTACCACCATCAGGTAGATTAAGCTTAATCGGTTTGGGAAGATTCTCATTTTCTTCTATAACCTTTGATGTCGTCTTTTGGGGTACTTTTTTGTACTTTTCTACGTAAAAGTAGCCACCTACTGCTGTTATTATTAATACTGATACGATGAAAAGCGTAATGATGATTATAAAATACTTCTTAGGCAAAAAAATCACCTCAACATATTACTCATATGTTGATTATATCATGATTTGCCTATATTTGAATATAAATTTCTCAGCCTTTCGAATAAATTTTTTCCCTCTTCTTTTGTCAATAATTTTGACATCCTATCATCTCCATCATTATCACTTGGTTTAATAATCTTGTAAAAAATACTACAACTGTACTTTATAATTTTGATGTGAAAATTTTGTGAAATTTATGTGATATAAAAAGGCAGAAGATGAAAATTTTCACCCTCCGCCTATATATTTAAGCTCCTTCACTTAAAAATTTGTACTGTGACATGTAGAGGTCGTAATAAAGGCCTTTAAGATTCATAAGCTCATCATGCGTCCCTACCTCTACGATTCTTCCTCCATCTACCACCATTATCCTATCGGCATCCCTTATGGTAGAAAGCCTGTGGGCTATAACAAAAGACGTCCTTCCAGAAAGAAGCTTTTTTATACCTTGTTGCACAAGCCTTTCCGTCTGAGTATCTATGTTAGATGTGGCTTCATCTAAAATCAATATTCGCGGGTTTGCTAGAAGTGCCCTTGCAAATGATATTAACTGTCTTTGCCCTACAGAAAGCCTTGATCCTCTCTCGTTTACCTCTGTATCATAGCCTTTTTCCATTTTCATTATGAATTCATGGGCATTTACCGCTTTTGCCGCTGCTATGATTTCATCATCTGTGGCATCAAGTTTTCCGTACCTTATGTTTTCCTTTATTGTATCCGAAAACAAAAACGTATCCTGCAGCATTATGCCCATCTGGCTTCTCAGAGACTCCAGCTCCACATGCTTTATGTCTTTTCCATCTATCAAGACAGCTCCTTTAGACGGATCGTAAAAACGGCTTATGAGATTTACAATCGTAGTCTTTCCTGCACCGGTAGGACCAACAAGTGCGATAGTTTCGCCAGCATTAACTTTAAAACTTACATTATCTAAAACAACATTGCCATCGTCATAACCAAACGTTACATTTTTAAACTCCACATTTCCTTTTATCTTAGGCATTTTAATAGCATTTTTCATGTCTACAATATCTGGCTCAATGTCCATTATCTCAAATATTCTCTCTGCAGATGCAAACGACATGACCAAACTGTTGTAAAAATTGCTTATGTCGAGAATTGGCCTCCAAAACATGCCTATATACATGGTAAATGCTATTATTGTCCCGATTGTAATACCGTATCCCATAAACTTTGCGCTAAAATAATAAAGTATGACAGCTCCAATCCCATAAGACGCATCAACCATAGGCCAAAAAAGGTCATTCAATCTCACAGCTTTAATAAAACTGTCCATCATATCTTTGACAAGTTTAAAGAACACTGAAGAAGTCTTGTCTTCATTCGCAAATTCCTGTACAACTTTTATCCCTGAAAAATCTTCATGTGTATACGCATTAAATGTAGACCTCTTTCTTCTAAATTCCTGCCATCTTCTTCTCGATAAAGTCTCCACCGAAAAAAGACCAATCACAAGCATCGGCAGCAAAATCATGGAAGCCATAGCCAATTTGCTATTTAAATAAAACATCATAGCGCCAACACATATTACCGTCAATATCTGCGGTATAAAATTTGTAACGCTGTTATTAAATAAATCCTGTAGTGAATTCACATCACCTATAACCCTTGCTAAAATTTTCCCTACTGGCCTTGAGTCAAAAAAAGAAAACGAAAGCTTCTGTATGTGGCTATATAATTCATGCCTTATATTTAAAAGTATATCATTTGTGACAGAAGCCATCTTTACTATCCTGGTTCTTGATGCCATCATCGCTAAGAAATTTAATGACACCATCAAAATTCCGATGATAAATAGCCCATTTATATCGCCATTTCGTATGTTTTTATCAATGGCCGTCTTCATAAGAACCGGGTTTATCAAACTTACAGTCATCTCAAATATCAAAAACATTATCACAACAAATACCTTAAACTTGTATCTGCCAAGGTAGCTGAAAAGCCTTTTTAATATGACAAAATTCGACATTCGCCTTAAATCTTCATCTTGCTTTACCATATTTTTAGCCATCTTCGTGCCTCCCTCCATCGTTTGACGAACATTTTAGCTGCAAGCATCCGGAATGCTGTACTCTTCATCGCTAAAATCTTTAAACTGCTCGAGATAAATCTCGTAATACCTACCTCTCTTTTTAAGAAGCTCATCATGGGTTCCCTTCTCAACGATACGTCCATCTTCCATGTAAAGGATCATGTCTGCATTTTTAACAGCCGATATTCTATGAGCAATGATAAACGTCGTAGCGTTTTTCCGCCTTTCACTTAAATTTTTTAAAAGTCTAAATTCTGTATCCATGTCAAGTGCAGATGTCGCATCATCAAGTATCAATATCTTCGCATCCCTTATAAGGGCTCTCGCAATGGCTATCCTTTGCTTTTGACCACCTGATAAGCCGATACCTCTTTCACCTACTATCGTATCGTACTTGTCGTCAAACTCCTCAACAAAATCATCTGCACAAGCCAGCCTTAATGCTTCTTTCACCTCTTCAAATGATGCATCTTCTTTCCCAAATTTTACATTCTCCTCGATGCTTTCAGAAAACAAAAATGTATCCTGCTGCACCACCGCCATCTGACTTCTCAAATCGTGAAGATTTATGCGCCTTACGTCGTAGCCGTCAATGTATACAGCACCATCAGAGACATCGTAATACCTGCCAATAAGATTTACTAAAGACGACTTTCCGGAACCAGTTGTACCCATTATTGCTACAGTTTGACCCGACGAAACCTTGAAATTTATATCTTTTAAGACCATATCATCATTGTACTTAAAAAACACATGCTTAAACTCCACATCACCTTTTAATTCTTTTATCCTTACAGAATCTTCACTGTCTTTGATAGATGGAACGATGTCCATGATCCTCATTATCTTTTTAGCTGACGCATCTGACTGTGCAATCAGATTCGTCAAAAATCCCAGCATTCTCATAGGCCATATAAGCATGTATATATATCCGCTAAAAGCCACCAATTCTCCAATAGATAGAGAGCTTCTGATTACCAACATGCCGCCAAAGACTACCAATATGACTATAGAGAAGTTCGTCAAAAAATCTATAGGCGGAAAATACTTAGCCACTATCCTGTTTTGCTCCATGCTAAGCTCAAAATTTTCATTATTTAAGTTTAAAAATTTCATGATTTCATACTTTTCTCTCGCAAATGCCTTCACAAGCCTCACACCTGCTATATTCTCCTGTGCCGCCGTATTCATAAGCACACCTTGATCGCTTAGTTTCCCATAAGATATGCCAATCTTCTTTTCAAACTGAAGTGCAAGATATCCAATGATAGGCATTCCTAAAAGACTTACTAAAGTAAGCTTCCAGTTTATAAAAAAGAGTATTGTGGATGCAGTAATAAAATATATCATGTTTTCAATAAAAAGCCTTATGCCAAATGATATACTCCTCCACACATTGTCAACATCTTCACCTATCCTGGACATAAGCTCACCTGTATTCATTCCGTCAAAGAAGCTAAAAGGAAGGCTTTGAATGTGGTCAAAAAGGTCCTTTTTTATGTCTACGCTTATCTTTGCTGAAAGTACATCAAATATATACTCTCTTAAATATCCTAATACAGCCCTCACTGCTGTGATGGCAATGAAAGCCCACAAAATTGGCCAAAGAAGGCTCTTATCGCCACCTATAAATACCTTGTCGGTAATTACCTCCTGTAGATATGGATTAAACATATCAAGTGCGATTGCCAGTACCATAGCAATAGATGGCACTATCACGTATAACTTGTACCTTAAGACGTATTTTAAGACTCTCCTCAAAAAAATCCCCCCTAAAAATAAAAACTGTACAAGAACATAGTCTTATACAGTCTTTTTAAGCAAACTTTGATGCACAATAATTATATGTGCAATTATTGCGTATAAAGGCAAAGATCGTGTTGGACTGTGTTCTTAAACAATTTAAAGTATAGCAAACAAAGCCAATAAATTGCCAGAAATTTACGGCTTCAAAATAAAATGCCATACTTATCATGCCATTTTCAGTCTAATGGCTTATTTAAGAACACCCTTAATCATCACAATCTTTCCTTTCAAAGAGAAACTACAAATATTATACCACTGGGGACAAAACGATTGCAACAAATTTTAGTAAAAAAACCCTTAATGACCAGAAGCTTAACAAGCAGTGAACCTACTCCATCCTATAGAGGATGGGAAGCCTTAGTTAAACAAATACCATTAGTTTAAGGTAAATACGAACTACTGCTTGTCGAACTTGAACTTCCATTGTCAATCGTTAAGCTGTTTGCAGAGGCATTTACTACTTTACCATCAGAGAATGTAACAGTTAATTGATTATTCGTAGGATTATATACAACATATGTCTTAGCACCATTTTTATTAAATACTTGATACAATGGAGTATTTGCAGTCACTGTCATGTCAGGAACTCCCAAAGTATTTAATGCATTTAACCACGCATAAGTAAAAGACTTTGATTGCCCTGGTTCATTTGCTATAGAACTATTCCACTTGCTCAATGCTGTAGAAGGATCAGAAAGTGCTAAATACATATACCATATATCCTGCCAGGACGAAGGTTCTGTAGTTCCCCCTTGAGTTAACATTTCATCATAATAGTTCTTGACGTAATTTTTGTCCTTTGCAAGATAAAATGAACCACCGGTTATAGGCAAAAGTTCAATTCCTCTGCCTTGTGCCGCAAAGTTAGCTGTTGAACCTGGATCCCACCAAATCTCTGCGCAATATTTTCCACCCCAAATCATAGATGAATAGTTCCAATTGTATACTCCACTATGATCAATAACGTCATGGTACAAGTCAAATACATAGTTATACATAGATTCTGCTTCAGTTGTATACATGTATATCCCTAAATCTCTAATTGCTGTTTGACCAGTTGCAGTTCCCCATAAAATCATTGCTTGCCATGCATTCATCGCTTCGGAAAATGACTCTTGATTATTTCCATCTGTAAAGAGAGCATTACCACTTGCCCATGAATGCCCCGCATACGGATCAAAATTTCTTAAAAATGGAAATCTGGTATCTGTCCGATCCCAATTTGCAATATCTTTTATAAGTAAATTTACCATACTACCCCATTTGCTCTGATCTGCCCAATTTTTATCTACTAAGGCTATTTGTGCAGCAGCATTTATGAAATACCCATAATGAAAATGGTGATCATTAAGTTGATCATTTGAACCATAACTTGCCGGATAACCAATCAATGTTCCCCATGTTGGGTCATAATAAAAACATTTAGAATCTGAAGAACCACTGTAAGTAAACCAATCCTCTAAATTACTCTCCAAATTAGATAGTGCATTATTGAAAACTGTTGTATTATTATTCATCTTAGCAAGCTGAAGAATAGAAGAAACTCTATTTTGATCTTTTCCGTTCCAATAGGTATCCGTCGATGAAATACCAATTGATTCGCTATTCAATAGAGAGTTCAATGTAGATGGATCAGAACCATTTAGCGGAATAGTGGGTAATATGCCATAATATTTATATGTCGTTGTAAAACTTGTACCCGATATTGTCTTCATCAATCCTCTTACTGTGTTGTAAGTATATGGTAAATATGATAATGAATTATCTCTCCATTGATGAGGATAAAGACCAATTATAGTATCTAAATTTGTACCTTCTTTCGCTGTTGTTGAAATCGTAAATGTCGTTATAACTTGGCTATTATTTCCATCATACGACCATGAAACTTTTGTATCTGTAATAAATGCATAAGCTCTGTCTTTGAAATAATTTAATGTAGAAGTTGTATTATCAGGTAAACCTGCTATTGAAAAATATGTTTTACCACTTGGCAAATTACATGTCAATACCGATGTGCCAATACCGCTCCAAGTTGCCCCTGCCGGCGCAAATAAACCATAACTTATTCCATTTATTGTTATACCTAAATATTGACTATTGCTATCCCCATAAAATACTGTGGGAATAGTATTAAATACTATTTGGGGATTCCCAGTTGGAAAGTCAAAGTAGATATATGGACTTCCTTCCGTTATAGTTGCTTTTAAAACATTTGTAGAACCAGATGTCAACACTCCATCGAATGACCAATCAGTTATCTTATCGGCACGTGCATCTGTATAACCACCATAGTTAGAATTTTTTATTGTCATATCCGGTGTATTAGCATTGTGCTCCCATAGCACATATCGCCCAGTATAGGAACTTTCACCTTCTCCACTTTTTTGTGGTTTGCATACTTGCAATCCATTTCCCGTAAATTTAACTGATAATGGAATTGGATACATTGCTTCTGAATACTGTGTCCATAAAATAGAACTTTCCCAGCTATTTGTTGGAATAGCACCGGTTAAATTAGATGTCTTATACACTGCTGATTGTGGGCCCACTTGTCCTGCAGGAAGAATATCGGTATAACTCCCAGCTCCTGCACTTATAGTGTTTCCATGTGCATTTTTAGAGTAAAATTTAGAGTAGAAGATATAAGAACCGATGACTATTATTATAATCAATAATACTACTAAAAACTTCATATTAAACTTCATATTAAACTTCATTATAATTTACCTCCATAGACCATATAGAAAGCGGCCTC contains:
- a CDS encoding FAD-dependent oxidoreductase, encoding MPKKYFIIIITLFIVSVLIITAVGGYFYVEKYKKVPQKTTSKVIEENENLPKPIKLNLPDGGSQYDVIVVGAEPEGVAAARSAAKNDAKVLIIDNHDGPGGLMTYGMLNTIDMSKAPDGTLLTQGTFKEFFKGIGSKNSFDVKKAKEVFLKLLSLPNITQSYNTTFEKPIMNGNKIIGITALKDGKEVNYYGKRIIDATQDASVAASAGVPYTIGAEDMGLKGKVQASTLVFRLKGIDWDNLIKIIKYEKKIPATYINDTSANGFLSITKNYKPSTPMLRLRGLNLGRQDDGTVLVNALLIYGVDGLNRSSIEKGMELAKKELQRIVQFFRENIPGFEKVQLDGTADELYVRETRHIKGYYTLDINDVVFNRDFYDRIAIGSYPVDVQATSPEDTGYVYGKPVEYAVPFRCIVPEKVDNLLVVGRSASYSHLAASSARTIPIGMAEGDAAGVASAYSIAKDKSFEDIAKNEEDIKNIQSILVSQGAYLKPFKVEESVEKSWAFDGLKFVLHWGLIVPGYTNDFKLDENIKSISFYYMTYKMIERSMPSKQQLLSENSQYLQKYIVDKPLTKEEAADILLTYAGYRNEVNVNSGDLFKLAYEKGLVSKEAYMDVLKSGYVKWQDAYDMTLSLYNYINK
- a CDS encoding glycosyl hydrolase, translated to MKFNMKFNMKFLVVLLIIIIVIGSYIFYSKFYSKNAHGNTISAGAGSYTDILPAGQVGPQSAVYKTSNLTGAIPTNSWESSILWTQYSEAMYPIPLSVKFTGNGLQVCKPQKSGEGESSYTGRYVLWEHNANTPDMTIKNSNYGGYTDARADKITDWSFDGVLTSGSTNVLKATITEGSPYIYFDFPTGNPQIVFNTIPTVFYGDSNSQYLGITINGISYGLFAPAGATWSGIGTSVLTCNLPSGKTYFSIAGLPDNTTSTLNYFKDRAYAFITDTKVSWSYDGNNSQVITTFTISTTAKEGTNLDTIIGLYPHQWRDNSLSYLPYTYNTVRGLMKTISGTSFTTTYKYYGILPTIPLNGSDPSTLNSLLNSESIGISSTDTYWNGKDQNRVSSILQLAKMNNNTTVFNNALSNLESNLEDWFTYSGSSDSKCFYYDPTWGTLIGYPASYGSNDQLNDHHFHYGYFINAAAQIALVDKNWADQSKWGSMVNLLIKDIANWDRTDTRFPFLRNFDPYAGHSWASGNALFTDGNNQESFSEAMNAWQAMILWGTATGQTAIRDLGIYMYTTEAESMYNYVFDLYHDVIDHSGVYNWNYSSMIWGGKYCAEIWWDPGSTANFAAQGRGIELLPITGGSFYLAKDKNYVKNYYDEMLTQGGTTEPSSWQDIWYMYLALSDPSTALSKWNSSIANEPGQSKSFTYAWLNALNTLGVPDMTVTANTPLYQVFNKNGAKTYVVYNPTNNQLTVTFSDGKVVNASANSLTIDNGSSSSTSSSSYLP
- a CDS encoding ABC transporter ATP-binding protein translates to MAKNMVKQDEDLRRMSNFVILKRLFSYLGRYKFKVFVVIMFLIFEMTVSLINPVLMKTAIDKNIRNGDINGLFIIGILMVSLNFLAMMASRTRIVKMASVTNDILLNIRHELYSHIQKLSFSFFDSRPVGKILARVIGDVNSLQDLFNNSVTNFIPQILTVICVGAMMFYLNSKLAMASMILLPMLVIGLFSVETLSRRRWQEFRRKRSTFNAYTHEDFSGIKVVQEFANEDKTSSVFFKLVKDMMDSFIKAVRLNDLFWPMVDASYGIGAVILYYFSAKFMGYGITIGTIIAFTMYIGMFWRPILDISNFYNSLVMSFASAERIFEIMDIEPDIVDMKNAIKMPKIKGNVEFKNVTFGYDDGNVVLDNVSFKVNAGETIALVGPTGAGKTTIVNLISRFYDPSKGAVLIDGKDIKHVELESLRSQMGIMLQDTFLFSDTIKENIRYGKLDATDDEIIAAAKAVNAHEFIMKMEKGYDTEVNERGSRLSVGQRQLISFARALLANPRILILDEATSNIDTQTERLVQQGIKKLLSGRTSFVIAHRLSTIRDADRIMVVDGGRIVEVGTHDELMNLKGLYYDLYMSQYKFLSEGA
- a CDS encoding ABC transporter ATP-binding protein, with the protein product MRRVLKYVLRYKLYVIVPSIAMVLAIALDMFNPYLQEVITDKVFIGGDKSLLWPILWAFIAITAVRAVLGYLREYIFDVLSAKISVDIKKDLFDHIQSLPFSFFDGMNTGELMSRIGEDVDNVWRSISFGIRLFIENMIYFITASTILFFINWKLTLVSLLGMPIIGYLALQFEKKIGISYGKLSDQGVLMNTAAQENIAGVRLVKAFAREKYEIMKFLNLNNENFELSMEQNRIVAKYFPPIDFLTNFSIVILVVFGGMLVIRSSLSIGELVAFSGYIYMLIWPMRMLGFLTNLIAQSDASAKKIMRIMDIVPSIKDSEDSVRIKELKGDVEFKHVFFKYNDDMVLKDINFKVSSGQTVAIMGTTGSGKSSLVNLIGRYYDVSDGAVYIDGYDVRRINLHDLRSQMAVVQQDTFLFSESIEENVKFGKEDASFEEVKEALRLACADDFVEEFDDKYDTIVGERGIGLSGGQKQRIAIARALIRDAKILILDDATSALDMDTEFRLLKNLSERRKNATTFIIAHRISAVKNADMILYMEDGRIVEKGTHDELLKKRGRYYEIYLEQFKDFSDEEYSIPDACS